The proteins below are encoded in one region of Amycolatopsis acidiphila:
- a CDS encoding ABC transporter permease, protein MKTEERLRDAIPPRTILLVAGVLLLQLGFILSYVGAFHSPAPHRVTLAVVGPQATVDQLDELAGAPLDASTAGSEAEARARILDREVTAGLVLNPSGTTDTLLVASAGGPALATAVQQVVTQVETAQGRTVNTVDLVAPEPGDARALTGFYAVVGWLVGGYLAAAALGIARGARPATLQRTGFRLGAMVPYAILSGLGGALILDQWLHALTGHFFALWWIGAMLTFAAATVTMAFQVLFGVIGVGVTVLVFVILGNPSAGGAYQAELLPTFWRAIGGAIPNGAGTEALRNFGYFDGHATLRPLLVIAIWGVAGLLVTLVASALRLRRRDRLG, encoded by the coding sequence ATGAAAACCGAGGAGCGACTGCGGGACGCGATCCCGCCCCGGACGATCCTGCTCGTCGCCGGGGTGCTGCTGCTGCAGCTCGGCTTCATCCTGTCCTATGTGGGCGCCTTCCACAGTCCCGCCCCGCACCGGGTGACGCTCGCCGTCGTCGGTCCACAAGCGACGGTCGACCAGCTCGACGAGCTCGCCGGCGCACCGCTCGACGCGAGCACCGCCGGGAGTGAGGCCGAAGCCCGCGCGCGCATCCTCGACCGGGAGGTCACCGCCGGTCTGGTGCTCAACCCGAGCGGCACCACGGACACCCTGCTCGTCGCCTCGGCAGGCGGTCCCGCGCTCGCCACCGCCGTCCAGCAGGTCGTCACCCAGGTCGAGACCGCGCAGGGACGGACGGTCAACACCGTCGACCTCGTCGCCCCCGAACCGGGTGACGCGCGGGCGCTGACCGGGTTCTACGCGGTCGTCGGCTGGCTCGTCGGCGGGTACCTCGCCGCCGCCGCGCTCGGCATCGCCCGCGGCGCCCGCCCGGCGACCCTGCAACGCACCGGTTTCCGGCTCGGCGCGATGGTCCCGTACGCGATCCTCTCCGGACTCGGCGGGGCGCTGATCCTCGACCAGTGGCTGCACGCGCTCACCGGCCACTTCTTCGCGCTGTGGTGGATCGGCGCGATGCTCACCTTCGCCGCCGCGACCGTCACGATGGCCTTCCAGGTGCTGTTCGGGGTGATCGGCGTCGGCGTGACCGTGCTGGTCTTCGTCATCCTCGGCAACCCGAGCGCGGGCGGCGCGTACCAGGCCGAGCTGCTGCCCACCTTCTGGCGTGCGATCGGCGGCGCCATCCCGAACGGCGCGGGCACCGAGGCACTGCGCAACTTCGGCTACTTCGACGGCCACGCCACCCTGCGCCCGCTCCTGGTCATCGCGATCTGGGGCGTGGCGGGGCTCCTCGTCACGCTCGTCGCGTCGGCCCTGCGCCTACGACGCCGGGACCGGCTGGGGTAG
- a CDS encoding aminotransferase-like domain-containing protein: MDDYHGIADALAADIAAGRLRGGDRLPPQRRFARDRGIANSTASRVYGELIRRGLAVGETGRGTFIRAAGARPEPALAEPAAATVDLELNFPVLPEMSALVADSLAALLRPDALTAALRPTGLSGSPVTREVAARHLARGGWTPDPGSLLFTGNGRQAIAAVVAALVPAGERLGVEELTYPVVKGIAARLGVTLVPIEMDADGMVPGALASTPRLRAVYVQSSLHNPLGVTMSARRQAELAEVVAARELHLIDDGINGFLAPETAPPASDRAVVLDSLSKRLGPGLTLGFVSAPPELADRVATAIRSGGWAPAHFALEAGTRLMADGTLTKIEAAKRADAAARQALAHERLPVRADRRSYHCWWELPDPWRAETFVAAAARRGIAVTPAAAFAVTPGRAPNAVRLALASPPVPVLAQALDTLAGLARTTPEDVGVE; the protein is encoded by the coding sequence ATGGACGACTATCACGGGATCGCGGACGCACTGGCCGCCGACATCGCCGCCGGACGGTTGCGCGGCGGGGACAGGCTGCCGCCGCAACGCCGGTTCGCCCGCGACCGCGGGATCGCGAACTCGACCGCGTCCCGGGTCTACGGCGAGCTGATCCGGCGGGGCCTCGCGGTGGGCGAGACAGGACGCGGCACCTTCATCCGCGCGGCCGGGGCGCGACCGGAGCCGGCACTGGCCGAACCGGCCGCGGCCACCGTCGATCTCGAGCTGAACTTCCCGGTGCTGCCGGAGATGTCGGCGCTGGTGGCGGACAGCCTCGCGGCGTTGCTGCGGCCGGACGCCCTCACCGCCGCGTTGCGGCCCACGGGCCTTTCCGGTTCGCCGGTCACCCGTGAGGTCGCGGCGCGCCATCTCGCACGCGGCGGCTGGACCCCCGATCCGGGAAGCCTGCTCTTCACGGGCAACGGCAGGCAGGCGATCGCGGCCGTCGTCGCCGCGCTCGTGCCCGCGGGTGAGCGGCTCGGCGTCGAGGAGCTGACTTATCCAGTGGTGAAAGGGATCGCGGCGCGGCTCGGGGTCACGCTGGTGCCGATCGAGATGGACGCGGACGGCATGGTGCCCGGCGCGCTGGCCTCGACGCCACGACTGCGGGCGGTGTACGTGCAGTCGTCCCTGCACAACCCGCTCGGCGTGACGATGTCCGCACGTCGGCAGGCCGAGCTCGCGGAAGTCGTTGCGGCGCGGGAGCTTCACCTGATCGACGACGGGATCAACGGGTTTCTGGCGCCGGAGACGGCGCCGCCGGCGTCCGACCGCGCGGTCGTGCTGGACAGCCTGTCGAAGCGCCTCGGCCCGGGGCTCACCCTCGGCTTCGTGTCCGCACCGCCGGAACTCGCCGATCGAGTGGCCACGGCGATCCGTTCGGGTGGCTGGGCGCCGGCCCATTTCGCCCTCGAGGCGGGAACGCGCCTCATGGCGGACGGCACGCTGACGAAGATCGAGGCCGCGAAGCGCGCGGACGCGGCCGCGCGGCAGGCCCTCGCCCATGAGCGGCTGCCGGTCCGCGCGGACCGGCGGTCGTATCACTGCTGGTGGGAGCTGCCGGACCCGTGGCGCGCGGAAACCTTCGTGGCCGCCGCCGCCCGCCGGGGCATCGCCGTCACCCCGGCCGCGGCGTTCGCCGTCACCCCCGGGCGCGCCCCCAACGCCGTGCGGCTGGCCCTGGCTTCGCCCCCGGTGCCGGTGCTCGCGCAGGCGCTGGACACGCTGGCCGGGCTCGCCCGCACCACGCCGGAGGACGTCGGGGTGGAGTGA
- a CDS encoding alpha/beta fold hydrolase, with the protein MDLRYDDKGTGPVLLLVHGHPFDRTMWHPQLEHFSATHRVLVPDLRGYGETPVRGTKTLLQTFAEDLADLLDHLHVDRCVLGGLSMGGQIAMEFQRRFPERLTGLLLADTSPLAETGQGKQNRTEMAARLLREGMGPYADEVLRKMVAPGSSEVDEHVLAMMRGARPEGAAAALRGRAERPDYVETLRTVRVPTLVVVGSEDEFTPLADAELIHRSVPHSELVVIEGAAHLPNLERPAEFNTALARLLSA; encoded by the coding sequence ATGGACCTCCGCTACGACGACAAGGGCACCGGCCCCGTGCTTCTCCTCGTGCACGGCCACCCGTTCGACCGGACCATGTGGCATCCGCAGCTCGAGCACTTCAGCGCGACCCACCGGGTGCTCGTCCCCGACCTGCGCGGTTACGGCGAAACACCGGTACGCGGTACGAAAACCCTGCTGCAAACGTTTGCCGAGGATCTCGCCGACCTGCTCGACCACCTGCACGTCGACCGCTGTGTCCTGGGCGGGCTGTCGATGGGCGGGCAGATCGCGATGGAGTTCCAGCGGCGGTTCCCCGAGCGCCTCACCGGCCTCCTGCTCGCTGACACGTCACCGCTCGCGGAGACCGGGCAGGGCAAGCAGAATCGCACCGAGATGGCCGCGCGATTGCTCCGAGAAGGAATGGGCCCGTACGCCGACGAAGTGCTCCGGAAAATGGTCGCCCCGGGCAGCTCCGAAGTGGACGAGCACGTCCTGGCGATGATGCGTGGCGCTCGGCCCGAGGGCGCGGCCGCGGCGCTGCGAGGACGGGCCGAGCGCCCGGACTACGTGGAAACTCTCCGTACCGTTCGCGTGCCCACGCTCGTGGTCGTCGGCAGCGAGGACGAGTTCACCCCGCTCGCGGACGCCGAGCTGATCCACCGGAGCGTCCCGCACTCGGAGCTCGTCGTCATCGAAGGCGCCGCGCACCTGCCGAACCTCGAACGGCCGGCCGAGTTCAACACGGCACTGGCGCGCCTGCTCAGCGCTTGA
- a CDS encoding SAM-dependent methyltransferase, with protein sequence MKDRHDASMDAVDLDHPNSARVYDYFLGGTANWAIDRVFGDELSKLVPIIRIGARVNREFLGRAVRHAVRNGITQFLDLGSGVPTVGNVHEVADTIDPESRCVYVDCEPVAVAHAKVLLERHGDPARQAVLHADLRDVDAVWKAALATRVLDPTQPIGLLMVSVLHFLDPQEEVPGVVAAYRDLLPPGSQLVISHATFDAVPDEQLRQFQAGVELYRQAGIAASPRDRETIRSYFGDFELAEPGLTWLPEWHVNDGPALLREQPAACCFVGGLGVKR encoded by the coding sequence GTGAAAGACCGACACGACGCCTCGATGGACGCGGTCGACCTCGATCACCCGAACTCCGCCCGCGTCTACGACTACTTCCTCGGTGGCACTGCGAACTGGGCGATCGACCGCGTCTTCGGCGACGAGCTGAGCAAGCTGGTCCCGATCATCCGCATCGGCGCCAGGGTGAACCGCGAGTTCCTCGGCCGCGCGGTGCGGCACGCCGTGCGCAACGGGATCACCCAGTTCCTCGATCTCGGCTCGGGTGTCCCCACCGTCGGCAACGTGCACGAGGTCGCGGACACGATCGACCCGGAAAGCCGCTGTGTCTACGTCGACTGCGAACCGGTCGCGGTCGCGCACGCGAAGGTGCTGCTGGAGCGGCACGGCGATCCGGCGCGGCAGGCCGTCCTGCACGCGGACCTGCGCGACGTCGACGCGGTGTGGAAGGCGGCACTGGCCACCCGCGTGCTCGACCCGACGCAGCCGATCGGCCTGCTCATGGTGTCCGTGCTGCACTTCCTGGACCCGCAGGAGGAGGTGCCGGGCGTGGTCGCGGCGTACCGCGACCTGCTGCCGCCGGGATCGCAGCTGGTCATCTCGCACGCGACGTTCGACGCGGTGCCGGACGAGCAGCTGCGCCAGTTCCAGGCCGGCGTCGAGCTGTACCGGCAGGCCGGGATCGCCGCGAGCCCGCGCGACCGCGAGACGATCCGGAGCTATTTCGGGGATTTCGAGCTGGCCGAGCCCGGTCTGACCTGGCTGCCGGAGTGGCACGTGAACGACGGGCCGGCGCTGCTGCGCGAGCAGCCCGCGGCGTGCTGTTTCGTCGGCGGGCTCGGCGTCAAGCGCTGA
- a CDS encoding SDR family oxidoreductase — translation MRTVVSGDVRLAVFEEGPADAPTVLLVHGYPDTHTVWDDVAAQLATRFHVVRYDVRGAGASDSPRGTAAYRLPHLKDDLFAVADAVSPDEPVHVVAHDWGSIQSWEAVTEPGAHERIASYTSLSGPSLDHAAYWMRERWRRPTPRKLKQALTQQLHSWYILAFHVPVLPELLWRTVLARRWPLLLSRVEGVPPRPGHPAPTLASDAARGVSLYRANFRSRLNKPRERHTQVPVQVITPTGDHYVTPALTEGLERWAPRLWRRRLHAGHWSALLRDGAQVARMATELIDHVGGEPEARGLARARGAAGPLVVVTGAGSGIGRATAQAFAATGAEVVVCDLDEAAARATGGHAYRVDVSDEAAMREFAAEVADRHGVPDIVVNNAGVGHAGSFLATTTEEWQRVLDVNLWGVIHGCQVFGRLMAEHGEGGHIVNVASAAAYLPVKSLAAYSTSKAAVLMLSDCLRAEVSGRGIGVSTICPGLVATNITRTTTFSGVSAQEQDRKRANATRAYGRRNFGPEKVAAQILRAVATGKATVPVTPEAKAGLALARLSPAALRAAVPHT, via the coding sequence ATGAGGACAGTGGTCTCCGGCGACGTCCGGCTCGCGGTGTTCGAGGAAGGCCCGGCAGACGCGCCGACGGTGCTGCTCGTGCACGGCTATCCCGACACGCACACCGTGTGGGACGACGTGGCCGCCCAGCTGGCCACCCGGTTCCACGTCGTGCGGTATGACGTCCGCGGCGCGGGCGCGTCCGACTCCCCGCGCGGCACCGCCGCCTACCGGCTGCCGCATCTCAAGGACGACCTGTTCGCCGTCGCCGACGCGGTGAGCCCGGACGAGCCGGTGCACGTCGTCGCACACGACTGGGGCTCGATCCAGTCCTGGGAGGCGGTCACCGAACCGGGCGCGCACGAGCGGATCGCTTCCTACACCTCGCTTTCCGGGCCCAGCCTGGACCACGCCGCGTACTGGATGCGCGAACGCTGGCGCCGTCCGACGCCGCGGAAGCTCAAGCAGGCGCTGACCCAGCAGCTGCACTCGTGGTACATCCTCGCGTTCCACGTGCCGGTCCTGCCGGAACTGTTGTGGCGCACGGTTCTCGCGAGGCGCTGGCCCCTGTTGCTCAGCCGCGTCGAGGGCGTGCCACCGCGGCCCGGCCATCCGGCGCCGACGCTGGCGTCCGACGCCGCCCGCGGAGTTTCCTTGTACCGGGCCAACTTCCGGTCCCGGCTGAACAAGCCGCGCGAACGGCACACCCAGGTCCCGGTGCAGGTGATCACGCCCACCGGCGACCACTACGTCACCCCGGCGCTCACCGAGGGGCTCGAACGGTGGGCGCCGCGCCTGTGGCGGCGGCGCCTGCACGCCGGGCACTGGTCGGCGCTGCTGCGCGACGGCGCGCAGGTCGCGCGGATGGCGACCGAGCTGATCGACCACGTCGGCGGCGAGCCCGAAGCACGCGGCCTCGCCCGGGCGCGGGGTGCCGCGGGTCCGCTCGTCGTGGTGACGGGCGCGGGCAGCGGCATCGGCCGGGCGACCGCACAGGCGTTCGCCGCCACCGGCGCGGAGGTCGTCGTCTGCGACCTGGACGAGGCGGCCGCGCGGGCGACCGGCGGGCACGCGTACCGGGTCGACGTCTCCGACGAGGCCGCGATGCGCGAGTTCGCGGCCGAGGTGGCCGACCGGCACGGCGTGCCGGACATCGTCGTCAACAACGCGGGTGTCGGGCACGCGGGCAGCTTTCTCGCCACCACCACCGAGGAATGGCAGCGGGTGCTCGACGTCAACCTGTGGGGCGTGATCCACGGGTGCCAGGTGTTCGGGAGGCTGATGGCCGAGCACGGGGAGGGCGGGCACATCGTCAACGTCGCGTCCGCCGCGGCGTACCTGCCCGTGAAGTCGCTCGCCGCCTACTCGACGAGCAAGGCGGCGGTGCTGATGCTGTCGGATTGCCTGCGCGCCGAGGTGAGCGGCCGCGGGATCGGCGTCTCCACGATCTGTCCCGGCCTCGTCGCCACGAACATCACCCGGACGACGACGTTCTCCGGGGTGAGCGCGCAGGAGCAGGACCGGAAGCGGGCGAACGCGACCAGGGCCTACGGGCGGCGGAACTTCGGCCCGGAGAAGGTGGCGGCGCAGATCCTGCGGGCGGTGGCGACCGGCAAGGCGACCGTCCCGGTCACCCCGGAGGCGAAGGCGGGTCTGGCGCTGGCGCGGCTTTCCCCCGCCGCGTTGCGGGCGGCCGTGCCGCACACCTGA
- a CDS encoding dihydrofolate reductase family protein, translating into MGKLIVAEFMTLDGVAQSGGEPDEDRDGGFSHGGWHAPFRDPEAGRVMFEAAKSMDVLLLGRRTYDVFARFWPTAPQEMPFTAVLNGVPKYVASQTLTEPLTWQGSTLLTQPIAESVAALKDRHEEVHVIGSLNLVQSLLRFGLVDRLDLWVDPLVLGTGKKVFGDGIPPTALRLIESASYPNGMLHLAYDTAGEPTYGTIG; encoded by the coding sequence GTGGGCAAGCTGATCGTGGCCGAGTTCATGACCCTGGACGGGGTGGCCCAATCGGGAGGAGAGCCTGACGAGGACCGCGACGGTGGCTTCAGCCACGGCGGATGGCACGCACCGTTCCGCGACCCCGAGGCCGGCAGAGTCATGTTCGAGGCAGCCAAGTCGATGGACGTCCTGCTGCTCGGCCGCCGCACCTACGACGTGTTCGCCCGCTTCTGGCCGACCGCTCCCCAGGAGATGCCGTTCACCGCAGTACTCAACGGCGTCCCCAAATACGTGGCAAGCCAGACACTCACCGAGCCTCTGACCTGGCAGGGCTCGACCCTCCTCACCCAGCCCATCGCCGAGAGCGTCGCCGCACTGAAGGACCGCCACGAGGAGGTCCACGTCATCGGCAGCCTCAACCTGGTGCAGTCACTGCTGCGCTTCGGCCTCGTCGACCGGCTCGACCTCTGGGTCGACCCGCTCGTGCTCGGCACCGGCAAGAAGGTGTTCGGAGACGGCATCCCACCCACCGCACTACGCCTGATCGAATCCGCCAGCTACCCCAACGGCATGCTCCACCTGGCATACGACACCGCCGGCGAACCAACCTACGGCACCATCGGATGA